TGAGCTTCAAGGAAAAACGCCGCTTCTCCACGTCGAGCCGGATATCAAAACATTGCAAGGACTGGGTTTGTCCAGTCACGAAATTATGGAATCGGTCGGCGTGGCGATTGGTGGAGAAGAGGTGGGTGCGATCTATGAGGGACTAAGGCGTTACCCGATTGTTGTGCGACTCAATGAAGCCCACCGCTCCAACTTGAGCGATCTAAAGAATCTACCGGTCGGAATCGCCGCGAATTCCACGATTCCGCTTTCCAGCGTAGCGGATGTTCATTTTGAGGACGCCTATGGAGCGATCTCGCGAGAACAAGGGAAACGGCGCGCCGCGATTATGGTCAACCCGCGCGGCCGAGACACGGAATCGTTCGTTCAAGAAGCGCGGGCCGAAGCCGAGAAAGCTGTGAAGCTACCTCCGGGGTATTTTATGGAGTGGGGCGGCAACTTTAAAAATCTGCAGCAGGCCAAAGAACGGCTCCTGTTTTTGACGCCCGTCGTCATGGTGCTTGTTCTGTTCATCATCTACGCCGCTTTCCGAAACGCGTTACAAACATTTTTGGTTTTTTCCTGCGTTCCGTTGGCGCTCGTAGGCGGGGTGTTGGGTCTTATGTTGAACGGCCTTCCATTCAGCATCTCCGCCGGAGTGGGATTTGTGGCGCTTTCGGGCATCGCGGTCCTAAACGGTGTTGTGCTCATCAATTGTTTCAACGACCTCAAGAAAAAAGGAATGAGCGGAATAGAACTCATTAAAACGGGAACGGATATGCGGATTCGGCCTGTTCTTATGACGGCGCTTGTCGATGTGTTCGGGTTCCTGCCCATGATGCTATCGCATGGCGTGGGCGCGGAAGTCCAGCGGCCATTGGCTTCGGTCGTGATCGGCGGGGTCATTTCGTCCACGCTTTTAACGCTGGTCGTTCTCCCAGCTCTTATTTCCATGCTTGGGAAAAGGATATGGAAATAAGAACGTAAACACATTGAAAGTTGATGGACGGATGAAAGGCTCATGATCCAGAATATTGGCATGGATATGAAACCGACCGTTTCGGATGAGGCCATGAGCGCGTTTTTAGCGCGGCTCGCGGGCGACAGATTTTTCGGAACGGTTGAGGTGGTTTTTGAAAGTGGTCGGATTGTCCGCCTCAAGAAGCATGAGACGCTGTTGGAAGAAAACGTGAAGGAATTTATCGAAGCGTAGCTTAGCGCGCTGTTGGGAAAACCAAGGCGCTGTTATCTGTGGGTCTTTCGGGGCTCTCAGGTGACAGCGCCTTTTTTTATGCCCGGAGGGTCATGGAACAGGAAACGGCAATACTGGAAAACATCTCATTCGATTTTCCGCTGGAGATCACCAAGCAGGCGGAAACCGAAGGCGAGTTCCATATTGTGGGTTACGCCGCCACCACTGATTTTGATCTCCAAGGCGACCTCATCACCGAAGAGGCGCTCCGCGCTTCCCAGCTTGACCTCGTCAAAAACTCCACCGTCCTCTTAAACCACGACATCAAAATTCCCATCGGGAAAGTCACGAAAGCCGAGTTCGACAAAAACGGACTCCTCATCGACGTCCTCATCTCAAAGACCGAACCCGA
Above is a genomic segment from Elusimicrobiota bacterium containing:
- the cnrA gene encoding Nickel and cobalt resistance protein CnrA: MSSHEIMESVGVAIGGEEVGAIYEGLRRYPIVVRLNEAHRSNLSDLKNLPVGIAANSTIPLSSVADVHFEDAYGAISREQGKRRAAIMVNPRGRDTESFVQEARAEAEKAVKLPPGYFMEWGGNFKNLQQAKERLLFLTPVVMVLVLFIIYAAFRNALQTFLVFSCVPLALVGGVLGLMLNGLPFSISAGVGFVALSGIAVLNGVVLINCFNDLKKKGMSGIELIKTGTDMRIRPVLMTALVDVFGFLPMMLSHGVGAEVQRPLASVVIGGVISSTLLTLVVLPALISMLGKRIWK